A stretch of Phoenix dactylifera cultivar Barhee BC4 chromosome 16, palm_55x_up_171113_PBpolish2nd_filt_p, whole genome shotgun sequence DNA encodes these proteins:
- the LOC103723083 gene encoding uncharacterized protein LOC103723083: MGLMEGQQLESFMETIKSTVRWVKKAKNKNKKKTYVKMAKSPSMMAAIQSRKARKLIDETLQAADRPGKTSIPS, from the coding sequence ATGGGGCTGATGGAAGGCCAGCAGCTGGAGAGCTTCATGGAGACCATAAAGTCAACTGTGAGATGGGTGAAGAAAGCCAAgaacaaaaacaagaagaagacgTACGTGAAGATGGCTAAGAGCCCCAGCATGATGGCCGCGATCCAAAGCCGGAAGGCCCGAAAACTCATCGATGAGACGCTTCAGGCCGCCGATCGCCCCGGCAAGACCTCCATTCCCTCCTGA